A part of Armatimonadota bacterium genomic DNA contains:
- a CDS encoding ABC transporter substrate-binding protein — translation MRFLPGRAIALAVILALVLLPMIPSAAQQPRRGGALRIAHIGEPPTLDQHWTTAAITGHIMYHVNEGLFAVNKKFEPKPVLVDKWTLAPDRLTYTFTLRRGVKFHNGKEMTSEDVKASLERWGRIATRGRSLFANVVSVTNPDPLTVVMKLREPYALLALDLGWVGQSAVIFPKEVIDEAGTGMVKRFISTGPYRFVEHLPDRHIRLDRFEGYAARTEEPDGATGRKHAYFDSIYIIPVPDAAVRIAGVKRGEYHFAETIPPDEYDRLRTDPDLVPYITETASWLTAVFNNRSPLMGNRKIRQAFQAVLDQEAVMRAAYGNPRFWRIDPGLMPKEHYLWTDAGKEFVNQKNTERARQLLAEAGYKGEPIRWVTTMEYVAYGTAAQVVKPMLERAGFVVDLQVVDWATLVARRARPELWDVFSTAFSFVADPVLLLSLQPTWPGWYDNRDMNAMMTLMRRHSDPKVRHELWKRMQKLWYEDAGTIKFGDYFVLHLFRKELKGYVNIPTHVWWNSWLETR, via the coding sequence GTGAGGTTCCTCCCGGGTCGTGCAATCGCACTGGCCGTCATCCTGGCCCTTGTTCTCCTTCCCATGATCCCCAGCGCGGCTCAGCAGCCGCGGCGTGGCGGTGCCCTGCGGATCGCGCACATCGGTGAGCCGCCGACACTGGATCAGCACTGGACCACCGCGGCGATCACCGGCCACATCATGTACCACGTCAACGAGGGCCTGTTCGCGGTCAACAAGAAGTTCGAGCCCAAGCCGGTGCTCGTGGACAAGTGGACGCTGGCCCCAGACCGGCTAACGTACACGTTCACCCTGCGGCGGGGAGTGAAGTTCCACAACGGCAAGGAGATGACAAGCGAGGACGTCAAGGCATCGCTTGAGCGCTGGGGCCGGATCGCAACGCGGGGCCGATCGCTGTTTGCGAACGTGGTCTCGGTCACCAACCCCGATCCCCTGACCGTGGTGATGAAGCTGCGGGAGCCGTACGCGCTGCTGGCACTGGATCTGGGCTGGGTCGGGCAGTCCGCGGTCATCTTCCCCAAAGAGGTGATCGACGAGGCCGGCACAGGCATGGTCAAGCGGTTCATCAGCACCGGCCCGTACAGGTTCGTTGAGCACCTCCCTGACCGTCACATCCGGCTCGATCGGTTTGAGGGCTACGCGGCTCGCACCGAGGAGCCGGACGGGGCAACCGGGCGCAAGCACGCCTACTTCGACTCCATCTACATCATCCCCGTGCCTGACGCGGCGGTGCGGATCGCCGGCGTGAAGAGGGGCGAGTACCACTTCGCCGAGACGATCCCGCCCGACGAGTACGACCGCCTGCGGACCGATCCCGACCTGGTGCCCTACATCACCGAGACGGCGAGCTGGCTCACCGCGGTCTTCAACAACAGGTCGCCCCTGATGGGGAACCGGAAGATCCGCCAGGCCTTCCAGGCCGTGCTGGATCAGGAGGCCGTCATGCGGGCGGCCTACGGCAACCCGCGCTTCTGGCGCATAGACCCCGGGCTGATGCCCAAGGAACACTACCTGTGGACCGACGCCGGCAAGGAGTTCGTGAACCAGAAGAACACCGAGCGCGCCAGGCAGTTGCTGGCCGAGGCCGGCTACAAGGGCGAGCCCATCCGTTGGGTCACCACCATGGAGTACGTGGCCTACGGAACCGCGGCACAGGTGGTCAAGCCGATGCTCGAGCGGGCGGGGTTCGTGGTGGACCTCCAGGTTGTGGACTGGGCCACGCTGGTGGCGCGCCGCGCGAGGCCCGAGCTTTGGGACGTGTTCAGCACGGCGTTCAGCTTCGTCGCCGATCCGGTGCTGCTGCTGTCGCTGCAGCCCACGTGGCCGGGCTGGTACGACAACCGCGACATGAACGCGATGATGACCCTGATGCGGCGGCACTCCGACCCCAAGGTGCGCCACGAACTCTGGAAGCGGATGCAGAAGCTCTGGTACGAGGATGCGGGCACGATCAAGTTCGGCGACTACTTCGTGCTGCACCTCTTCAGGAAGGAACTCAAGGGCTACGTCAACATCCCCACCCATGTGTGGTGGAATTCGTGGCTTGAGACGCGGTAG
- a CDS encoding YqeG family HAD IIIA-type phosphatase — protein MSNLLRLLAPRYCVDAVFDLTPSRLRAWGIEALMLDLDNTLVAWGKSEPPEEVLAWLEDLRRSGIPVCLVSNTLSRRLRAATVALELPAAPGRSKPSADKLRRALRILGTSPDRTAMVGDQLFTDVLAGNRLGIPTILTGPLSPYEPLRVRFVRAIERFVLRALARKGVVPVRPQV, from the coding sequence ATGAGCAACCTCCTGCGCCTGCTCGCGCCCCGGTACTGCGTTGACGCGGTGTTCGACCTTACGCCATCGCGGCTGCGGGCCTGGGGAATCGAGGCGCTCATGCTTGACCTGGACAACACACTTGTGGCCTGGGGCAAGAGCGAGCCGCCAGAGGAGGTTCTGGCCTGGCTGGAGGACCTCCGGCGGTCAGGCATCCCGGTCTGCCTCGTGTCCAACACCCTCTCGCGGCGGCTGCGCGCCGCCACCGTGGCCTTGGAGCTGCCGGCGGCACCGGGGAGATCGAAACCCAGCGCCGACAAGCTGCGCCGTGCGTTGCGCATCCTTGGTACCTCACCGGATCGAACGGCTATGGTAGGCGACCAGCTCTTCACGGACGTGCTGGCCGGGAACCGGCTCGGCATTCCCACCATCCTGACCGGGCCGCTGTCGCCGTACGAACCCCTGCGCGTTCGCTTCGTGAGGGCGATCGAGCGATTCGTGCTGCGCGCGCTCGCTCGCAAGGGAGTTGTGCCGGTCCGGCCGCAGGTCTGA
- the ruvX gene encoding Holliday junction resolvase RuvX, with product MRHPEGPRVLAIDPGERRLGIAISDPMGRIALPLEVRGRKGWSGDLAYVRKLVETYGVAEVVVGRPLTASGTVGSQAESAARFALRLRAALRIPVVEVDERFSTAGADRAMREGGAGGRERRRKRDAVAAALILQPYLDRRRRPLPGSDEGVMLPP from the coding sequence GTGCGACATCCTGAGGGGCCGCGGGTTCTGGCAATAGACCCGGGCGAGCGACGGCTCGGGATCGCGATCAGCGATCCCATGGGGCGTATCGCCCTGCCCCTCGAAGTCCGCGGGCGCAAGGGGTGGTCAGGCGACCTGGCCTACGTACGAAAGCTGGTTGAGACGTACGGGGTCGCGGAAGTGGTTGTGGGAAGACCCCTGACCGCGAGTGGGACCGTGGGTTCCCAGGCGGAATCGGCCGCCCGTTTCGCCCTGCGCCTGCGCGCGGCGCTTCGGATACCGGTTGTTGAGGTGGACGAGCGCTTCTCGACCGCGGGCGCGGACAGGGCAATGCGCGAGGGGGGCGCCGGCGGCCGCGAGCGGCGCAGGAAGCGCGACGCGGTGGCGGCGGCGTTGATCCTGCAGCCCTACCTAGATCGCCGCCGCCGGCCGTTGCCCGGCTCGGATGAAGGTGTTATGCTCCCTCCGTGA
- a CDS encoding ABC transporter permease: MTGYIVRRLIALLPVLMIVATVGFFLIYLTPGDPASVMLGPDATTEDVANLKHHMGLDRPLLIQLLRWYGRTLQGDLGYSIFLQRPVLQAIFERIEPTVMLTLMSLTVAVLIGIPAGVVAAVRRNTWVDQAAMGVALFGVSVPTFWMGLNLILLFSVYLGLFPVAGYVPLDQSLAGAFRSLVLPAFTLGFSASALIARMTRSSMLEVLGQDYIRTARSKGNRERIVIYHHALRNAMIPTLTVVGLALGGLLAGAIVTETVFALPGVGRLVISSVMRRDYPVVQGVLIFVASSYVMVNLLIDVLYVYLDPRIKYA, from the coding sequence ATGACCGGATACATAGTTCGCCGGCTGATCGCGCTGCTGCCGGTCCTCATGATAGTGGCGACGGTAGGGTTCTTCCTCATCTACCTGACGCCCGGCGACCCGGCCTCGGTCATGTTGGGCCCCGATGCCACCACCGAGGACGTGGCGAACCTCAAGCATCATATGGGCCTGGACCGGCCTCTCCTCATTCAGCTCCTGCGGTGGTACGGCCGCACCCTGCAGGGCGACCTGGGCTACTCGATCTTCCTGCAGCGCCCGGTGCTTCAAGCGATATTCGAGCGGATCGAGCCCACCGTGATGCTGACGCTGATGTCCCTCACAGTGGCCGTCTTGATTGGGATCCCGGCCGGCGTCGTCGCGGCGGTGCGGCGCAACACCTGGGTAGACCAGGCCGCGATGGGCGTCGCGCTCTTTGGGGTATCGGTGCCCACCTTCTGGATGGGCCTCAACCTGATCCTGCTCTTTTCTGTCTACCTGGGGCTGTTCCCGGTGGCGGGCTACGTGCCGCTCGACCAATCGCTCGCTGGCGCCTTTAGGTCGCTGGTGTTGCCCGCCTTCACCCTGGGCTTCAGCGCCTCGGCGCTGATCGCACGCATGACGCGTTCGAGCATGCTGGAGGTCCTCGGACAGGACTACATCCGGACGGCCCGATCCAAGGGGAATCGGGAACGGATTGTGATCTATCACCACGCGCTCCGCAATGCGATGATCCCCACACTGACCGTGGTCGGCCTGGCGTTGGGCGGCCTGCTCGCCGGTGCCATCGTGACCGAGACGGTCTTCGCCCTGCCCGGCGTGGGCCGTCTGGTCATCTCGTCGGTAATGCGGCGCGACTACCCCGTCGTACAGGGGGTCCTGATCTTCGTGGCCTCGAGCTACGTGATGGTGAACCTGTTGATTGACGTGCTCTACGTTTACCTCGATCCGCGGATCAAATACGCGTGA
- a CDS encoding DUF1292 domain-containing protein: MIEEMEVVTLEDEDGIAHRFSVVDIVEVEDRRYAVLLPEDEEDAAAVIFRVETPEHLVPIEDDDELSRVVAALEETAGYGEIILEEGGEDRDDLDVLDDLAGEAQANGDRADDEDEEDE, encoded by the coding sequence GTGATTGAAGAAATGGAAGTGGTAACGCTGGAGGACGAGGACGGAATCGCGCACCGGTTCAGTGTGGTGGACATCGTGGAAGTCGAAGACCGTCGCTACGCCGTTCTGCTCCCTGAGGATGAGGAAGACGCGGCCGCGGTCATCTTCAGAGTGGAGACCCCCGAGCATCTTGTGCCGATTGAGGACGACGATGAACTGAGCCGCGTGGTGGCCGCGCTCGAGGAGACCGCCGGGTACGGGGAGATCATCCTTGAGGAGGGCGGCGAGGACCGCGATGACCTGGACGTTCTCGACGATCTGGCCGGCGAGGCCCAGGCCAACGGAGACCGGGCGGACGACGAGGATGAGGAGGACGAGTAG
- the mltG gene encoding endolytic transglycosylase MltG has product MIGTGVLCRIRLRRAVLSVGIAVAGAVFLGAAAAALLWCEMRPPGGPDRSRTVVVPPGETTWQIGRRLAEARVVRSARAVVIAARLRRVDGRLRSGEYALSPAQSAWQIVGVLARGEAILHRITIPEGFTAAQIADALAEAGLADRDRFLDLALRSEGYLFPDTYLLPRGLGEPALVARFLGRFDAVIGADLREAARARGLSLHQLVTVASMIEREARVPEERAVIAGVIYNRLRLGMRLEIDATVLYALGRHKAELALADLAVDSPYNTYRNPGLPPGPIANPGLAAVAAAAAPAETPFLYYVLRPDGSHHFSRTLREHQDAIIRYRR; this is encoded by the coding sequence ATGATCGGTACGGGCGTCCTGTGCCGCATCAGGCTCCGGCGCGCGGTGTTGTCGGTGGGCATCGCGGTCGCCGGTGCCGTGTTTCTGGGCGCGGCGGCTGCCGCGCTCCTGTGGTGCGAGATGCGGCCTCCCGGAGGTCCGGACCGCTCCCGCACCGTGGTCGTGCCACCGGGGGAGACCACCTGGCAGATCGGCCGTCGTCTGGCCGAGGCCCGGGTCGTGCGTAGCGCGCGCGCCGTGGTGATTGCGGCGCGGCTGCGGCGCGTGGACGGCCGGCTCCGCAGCGGCGAGTACGCGCTCAGCCCGGCGCAGAGCGCCTGGCAGATCGTGGGCGTCCTGGCTCGGGGCGAAGCGATCCTGCACCGCATCACCATCCCAGAGGGGTTCACGGCGGCTCAGATCGCCGATGCCCTGGCAGAGGCCGGGCTGGCAGATCGCGATCGGTTTCTGGATCTGGCGTTGCGCTCGGAAGGATACCTCTTCCCCGACACCTACCTCCTGCCGCGTGGGCTTGGGGAGCCGGCGCTCGTCGCACGGTTCCTGGGCAGGTTCGATGCCGTGATCGGCGCCGATCTGCGCGAAGCGGCGCGCGCGCGGGGCCTGAGTCTCCACCAGCTCGTAACGGTGGCCTCCATGATCGAGCGGGAAGCCCGGGTTCCGGAGGAGCGCGCGGTGATCGCCGGCGTGATCTACAATAGACTGCGCCTGGGCATGCGCCTGGAGATAGACGCCACCGTGCTCTACGCGCTGGGGCGGCACAAGGCCGAGCTCGCGCTCGCGGACCTCGCGGTTGACTCGCCGTACAACACCTACCGGAATCCCGGTCTGCCGCCCGGACCGATCGCCAACCCTGGCCTGGCTGCGGTTGCCGCTGCCGCGGCACCGGCTGAGACACCGTTCCTGTACTATGTCCTGCGGCCCGACGGTTCCCACCACTTCAGCCGCACGCTGCGGGAGCACCAGGACGCGATCATACGGTACCGGAGATGA
- a CDS encoding ABC transporter permease, giving the protein MSEVVASINDYSALSRPPAGTWTVVFRALRRSRSTLIGGCVVLAVLVVAVMAPVFAPYDPQEIEVPRRLQGPSSAHFFGTDNMGRDILSRVIYGARISLVVGIFVVFCAAGAGIMLGLTAGYSDRLDRFLMRIMDGLMAFPSTLLAIALMAALGARLSNIIIALAVVYTPNVARVVRSVTLVVRELDYVQAAQAMGASDARILSRHILPNCLPPVIVQGTFIFAQSVLAEAALSFLGVGLPPYIPSWGTVITTGRMFMQTAPWITIFPGVAILVTVLGLNLLGDGLRDLADPRLRGGLG; this is encoded by the coding sequence ATGAGCGAAGTGGTCGCCTCCATCAATGACTATTCGGCCCTGTCCCGGCCTCCGGCTGGCACGTGGACCGTTGTCTTCCGCGCCCTGCGACGGAGCAGGTCTACGCTCATCGGCGGGTGCGTCGTGCTGGCGGTTCTGGTGGTCGCAGTGATGGCCCCGGTTTTTGCGCCTTACGATCCCCAGGAGATCGAGGTGCCCCGGCGACTGCAGGGCCCCAGCAGCGCGCATTTCTTTGGCACCGACAACATGGGACGCGACATCTTGAGCCGGGTGATCTACGGGGCGCGAATATCGCTGGTGGTTGGCATATTCGTTGTGTTTTGCGCCGCGGGGGCTGGGATCATGCTCGGCCTGACCGCGGGGTACTCCGACCGGCTTGACCGGTTCCTTATGAGAATCATGGACGGCCTGATGGCGTTTCCCTCAACCCTGCTGGCCATCGCGCTGATGGCCGCGCTGGGTGCCCGGCTCTCCAATATCATCATCGCGCTGGCGGTGGTCTATACTCCCAACGTAGCGCGTGTTGTGCGGAGCGTGACACTCGTGGTCCGTGAGCTAGACTATGTGCAGGCGGCCCAGGCCATGGGCGCAAGCGATGCACGCATCCTCTCCCGCCATATTCTTCCCAACTGCTTGCCGCCCGTGATCGTCCAGGGCACTTTCATCTTTGCGCAATCGGTACTGGCCGAGGCGGCCCTGAGCTTCCTGGGAGTAGGTCTGCCCCCGTACATTCCAAGCTGGGGAACGGTCATAACCACCGGCCGGATGTTCATGCAGACCGCGCCCTGGATCACGATCTTCCCCGGGGTGGCGATCCTCGTCACGGTGCTGGGACTGAACCTGTTGGGCGACGGCCTGCGGGACCTGGCGGACCCCCGGCTGCGCGGCGGGCTCGGCTAG
- a CDS encoding HD domain-containing protein: MPRGVSKGCGMNPDTRVEWWPLYVRALTALFGISVIFTGVPAGTTIASPLTVALLLVLLVAAGLPSVVAPRRIGGFPLARHSGIMLELLVVSLIVFETGGKTSFFYFLYVPVLILATAGRGIVAGVISGWVAATGFAIAAGLESGTAAGSLPRGMLLVLAGVLIGIIEERRAEGAASVLHGVEALTRQASTAAELRAAVTTMAPLDLAGRARHLLERSLRLADASHGLVVMLDGDGQPVVEAGIGADGVARAAGDHLPATGVLGIVLRSGLSQTVADAGRDAGWAGVLGEDGARSAALIPLALQGTPFGALLLARHDLRLFAGDQTEAARALAETAAPLLWDARAVAQSRDFMLSTVRTLAAALEAKDPYTRGHSQRVATCAVAIATDLGLPTEEIERIRWASMLHDIGKIATPEAILRKRGSLTDEERAVMNQHPERGASILREMPPFKPLADDVHYHQEAYDGTGYPEGLAGTEIPLGARIIRVADTFDAVTSHRPYRPSRSVEEAIAELQRMAGNTLDPVLVEVFLRVLREKPPFEIQLRLWRERS; the protein is encoded by the coding sequence ATGCCTCGCGGGGTCAGCAAGGGGTGCGGGATGAACCCAGACACCAGGGTGGAGTGGTGGCCCCTCTACGTTCGGGCGCTGACCGCGCTGTTTGGAATCTCCGTGATCTTCACCGGCGTGCCGGCCGGGACCACAATCGCGTCGCCACTCACCGTGGCGCTGCTACTCGTGCTGCTGGTCGCCGCGGGCCTGCCCAGCGTGGTGGCGCCACGTCGGATCGGCGGGTTTCCCCTAGCACGCCACTCCGGGATCATGCTGGAGCTGCTCGTTGTATCCCTCATCGTGTTCGAGACCGGGGGCAAGACCAGCTTCTTCTACTTCCTGTACGTGCCGGTTCTGATCTTGGCGACGGCCGGTCGTGGGATCGTCGCCGGCGTGATCAGCGGCTGGGTGGCCGCGACGGGCTTTGCGATCGCCGCAGGCCTGGAGAGCGGGACGGCAGCCGGTTCGCTCCCGCGCGGCATGCTTCTGGTCCTGGCCGGCGTCTTGATCGGGATAATCGAAGAGCGCCGGGCCGAAGGCGCGGCGTCGGTCCTGCACGGCGTCGAGGCGCTGACACGGCAGGCGAGCACAGCCGCCGAGTTGCGCGCGGCTGTCACAACAATGGCTCCGCTGGACCTGGCCGGCCGTGCCCGTCATCTCCTGGAGCGATCGCTGCGCCTGGCCGATGCCAGTCACGGGCTCGTGGTGATGCTCGATGGCGACGGACAGCCGGTCGTCGAGGCCGGCATCGGCGCAGATGGTGTGGCCCGGGCCGCGGGTGATCACCTCCCGGCGACCGGCGTTCTCGGCATCGTGCTTCGATCAGGGTTGTCCCAGACGGTGGCGGACGCGGGCAGGGACGCGGGCTGGGCCGGCGTTCTTGGGGAGGACGGCGCGCGCTCTGCCGCCCTGATTCCGCTCGCCCTGCAGGGCACGCCGTTTGGTGCCCTCCTGCTGGCGCGCCACGATCTCAGGTTGTTTGCCGGCGATCAAACCGAAGCGGCGCGTGCACTGGCCGAGACGGCCGCGCCCCTACTGTGGGACGCCCGGGCCGTGGCGCAGTCTCGCGATTTCATGTTGAGCACCGTGAGGACCCTGGCCGCGGCCCTGGAGGCCAAGGACCCTTATACGCGGGGCCACTCGCAGCGTGTCGCGACCTGTGCCGTTGCCATCGCGACAGACCTTGGGCTCCCTACGGAGGAGATAGAGCGGATCCGCTGGGCGAGCATGCTGCACGACATCGGGAAGATCGCCACACCGGAGGCCATCCTGCGCAAGCGCGGCTCGCTGACCGATGAGGAACGGGCGGTGATGAACCAGCACCCCGAGCGCGGCGCCAGCATCCTGAGAGAGATGCCTCCATTCAAGCCGCTGGCCGATGACGTTCACTACCACCAGGAGGCCTACGACGGGACTGGCTACCCCGAAGGGCTGGCCGGTACTGAGATCCCGCTCGGCGCGCGCATCATCCGCGTGGCGGACACGTTCGATGCCGTGACTTCGCACCGTCCCTACCGTCCAAGCCGATCCGTGGAAGAGGCGATAGCCGAGCTGCAGAGGATGGCTGGGAACACGCTCGATCCGGTGCTCGTGGAGGTGTTTCTCCGCGTCCTGAGGGAGAAGCCTCCCTTTGAGATCCAGCTGCGCCTGTGGCGGGAGCGCTCGTAG
- the alaS gene encoding alanine--tRNA ligase, translating into MAVARRFLRFFQDRGHTVVASASLVPAGDPTLLFTNAGMVQFKDVFLGLEQRSYVRAASIQRCLRVSGKHNDLEQVGPSPRHHTLFFMAGNFSFGDYFKREAIAYAWEFITQEIGVAPDRLIATVLDDDDEAFAHWRAVGVPEDRIMRMGEKTNFWSMGEIGPCGPTAELHYDWGPQRCTCGRSDCSVALDNDCQRWLEIWNLVFMQYNQAPDGTRTLLPRPGVDTGLGIERIAAVAQQAATNYDTDLFAPIVERVQGLLGHTDVQRQQAVVAYRVIADHVRAGTFLVADGVMPGNEGRAYVLRMILRRAIRFGRRIGFEGPFVGEVADVVIEQMAPDYPELVTRHEFILKILGAEEARFAQTLSAGLERVAEVVEATQARGGRVISGPDAFRLYDTYGFPIEMTRDLAGEAGLGIDEEGFRQEMEEQRRRSREGAGGPPGRGAAGVEAAALDDLPATTFVGYARYDSPATVLAVFRDGMRVDEAGTGYEVVLVLDRTPFYAEAGGQVGDSGIVTARGLRVEVGDACRLNSMITGHAGRVISGRVREGMRVRAGVERERRDAIRRNHTATHLLHQALQEVLGEHAQQAGSLVAPDRLRFDFTHAVALTPQERARVERRVNEMVMKARPVRAAAMTLDRARDLGSKALFGEKYGEVVRVVSVEGYSRELCGGTHLTNTGEVGLFTIISESGVAAGIRRIEAVTGWRAYERALGNEQLLAEIGTSLRAAPSEVLERVHRLSDQVRALERIERQRQAGEIGETHHDEADVGGLRVVTARLEDGAAHDSLRAAGDRLRHRLGSGVYVLASASGDRANLVVMVTPDLTGRGVRADALVRAIAARMGGTGGGKAELAQAAGRDVERLDEALASAAAEVRRLGATS; encoded by the coding sequence ATGGCCGTTGCCCGCCGCTTTCTTCGGTTCTTCCAGGACCGCGGCCACACGGTGGTCGCCAGCGCCTCGCTCGTGCCTGCGGGCGACCCCACGCTGCTGTTCACCAATGCCGGGATGGTGCAGTTCAAGGACGTCTTCCTGGGGCTGGAGCAGCGGTCGTACGTGCGGGCGGCTTCGATACAGCGCTGTCTCCGCGTCAGCGGCAAGCACAACGACCTGGAGCAGGTTGGACCGAGCCCGCGCCACCACACGCTGTTCTTCATGGCAGGCAACTTCAGCTTCGGCGACTACTTCAAGCGCGAGGCGATCGCCTACGCCTGGGAGTTCATCACGCAGGAGATAGGCGTCGCGCCCGACCGTCTGATCGCCACGGTGCTGGACGATGACGACGAGGCCTTCGCGCACTGGAGAGCCGTCGGTGTGCCCGAGGATCGGATCATGCGCATGGGGGAGAAGACCAACTTCTGGTCCATGGGCGAGATCGGCCCGTGCGGCCCCACCGCGGAGCTGCACTACGACTGGGGTCCGCAGCGCTGTACCTGCGGCCGTTCGGACTGCAGTGTGGCCCTGGACAACGATTGCCAGCGGTGGCTGGAGATCTGGAACCTCGTATTCATGCAGTACAACCAGGCGCCGGACGGCACGCGCACGCTCCTGCCCAGGCCGGGCGTGGACACAGGATTGGGCATCGAGCGCATCGCCGCCGTGGCGCAGCAGGCGGCCACGAACTACGACACCGACCTGTTCGCGCCGATCGTGGAGCGCGTGCAGGGCCTGCTTGGGCACACCGACGTCCAGCGACAGCAGGCCGTGGTCGCGTACAGGGTGATCGCCGACCACGTCAGGGCAGGAACGTTCTTGGTCGCAGACGGAGTGATGCCAGGCAACGAGGGCCGCGCCTATGTGCTGCGCATGATCCTGCGCCGTGCCATACGGTTCGGTCGCCGCATCGGTTTCGAGGGACCGTTCGTAGGCGAGGTCGCCGATGTCGTGATCGAGCAGATGGCGCCGGACTACCCTGAGCTGGTCACGCGGCACGAGTTCATTCTCAAGATCCTCGGGGCCGAGGAGGCCCGCTTCGCACAGACTCTCTCGGCGGGCCTGGAGCGGGTGGCCGAGGTCGTGGAGGCGACGCAGGCGCGGGGCGGGCGCGTGATCTCCGGCCCGGACGCGTTCCGGCTGTACGACACCTACGGATTCCCTATTGAGATGACGCGAGACCTGGCAGGCGAGGCAGGCCTTGGCATTGACGAGGAGGGCTTCCGGCAGGAGATGGAGGAACAGCGCCGCAGGAGTCGCGAGGGCGCAGGGGGACCGCCGGGAAGGGGCGCGGCGGGCGTGGAGGCCGCCGCCCTGGATGACCTCCCGGCCACCACGTTCGTCGGCTATGCTCGCTATGACTCGCCGGCAACGGTGCTGGCGGTGTTCCGAGACGGGATGCGCGTTGATGAAGCCGGCACCGGGTACGAGGTCGTCCTCGTGCTGGACCGCACACCGTTCTACGCCGAGGCCGGGGGCCAGGTGGGCGATTCGGGCATCGTGACCGCGCGGGGGCTGCGTGTTGAGGTAGGCGATGCGTGCCGCCTGAATTCTATGATCACCGGCCACGCCGGGCGTGTGATCTCGGGCCGCGTCCGTGAAGGGATGCGTGTGCGGGCCGGCGTTGAGAGGGAGAGGCGGGACGCCATAAGACGCAACCACACCGCGACCCACCTGCTGCACCAGGCGCTCCAGGAGGTGTTGGGCGAGCACGCGCAGCAGGCGGGCTCGCTGGTGGCGCCCGACCGCCTCCGGTTCGATTTCACCCACGCGGTGGCCCTTACGCCACAGGAGCGCGCTCGGGTGGAGCGCCGCGTGAACGAGATGGTGATGAAGGCCAGACCCGTGCGCGCGGCCGCCATGACGCTCGACCGCGCGCGTGACCTGGGGTCAAAGGCCCTCTTCGGTGAGAAGTACGGCGAGGTCGTCCGCGTGGTGTCGGTAGAAGGGTACAGCCGCGAGCTCTGCGGCGGAACCCACCTGACCAACACCGGGGAAGTGGGGTTGTTCACCATCATTTCCGAGAGCGGTGTGGCCGCGGGCATCCGCCGGATTGAGGCCGTGACCGGGTGGCGCGCCTACGAGCGCGCGCTGGGCAACGAGCAACTCCTGGCGGAGATAGGCACATCGCTGCGTGCCGCGCCCTCAGAGGTGCTCGAGCGCGTGCACCGTCTGAGCGATCAGGTGCGCGCCCTTGAGCGCATCGAGAGACAGCGCCAGGCAGGCGAAATCGGCGAGACTCACCATGATGAGGCCGACGTTGGTGGCTTGCGGGTGGTCACCGCCCGCCTGGAAGACGGTGCCGCCCACGACTCCCTGCGCGCTGCGGGCGATCGTCTGCGTCACCGTCTGGGCAGCGGGGTCTACGTGCTGGCCAGCGCCTCGGGCGATCGGGCCAATCTCGTCGTGATGGTTACCCCGGACCTCACCGGGCGCGGTGTGCGCGCCGACGCCCTTGTTCGAGCGATTGCTGCCCGCATGGGAGGCACCGGAGGCGGGAAGGCGGAGCTGGCACAGGCGGCCGGCCGCGACGTGGAGCGGCTCGACGAGGCCCTGGCGTCCGCCGCCGCCGAGGTGAGGCGCCTGGGTGCGACATCCTGA